tcaatgccaattccttgcttgtttctggcgttgaacgccaggactgagcatgggttgggcgttcaacgccagcttgccACCTATTTTTTGGCGTTTGAgcaccagaattattcctctctgggctctgactatcctcagagggattttgggtagcagtctgtttatttcttggcttcttgttgccttgaagtgaggtatttaatgttttcccacttcttaattgaactgcttggcactcttctgttatttgttttgataactactgttctgtttgcttcaactgtatttccatattcatattaaccattcttgtttcttgtagtatctccttgaattcggctagctgttttgttagaaaatccagttgctgattgaattcagtaacttgttctgtagggctgagttcagcagttactattgtagactcttcgttgatggaaggttcactgcttaggtacagatgctgatttctggcaactgtatcaataagctcttgagcttgttctattgtctttctcatgtgtattgatccaccagatgagtggtctagagaaatctgagctttctctgtaagcccgtaataaaagatgtctaactgcacccactctgaaaatatttcagaggggcattttcttagcatctctctgtatctctcccagacatcataaagggattcattatctccttgtttgaagccttggatgctcagtcttagctgtgtcatccgttttagaggaaaatagtgattcaggaatttttctgacagctgtttccatgtctttatgctgtccttaggttggttatttaaccacctcttcgcttggtcttttatagcaaacggaaatagtaacaatctatagacatcctgatctactttcttatcatgtactgtgtcagtaatttgtaaaaactgtgccagaaactctgtaggttcttcctgtggaagaccgaaatactgacaattttgctgcaccatgataatgagctgaggattcaactcaaaactactaactccaacggagggtatgcagatactactcccatatgaagcagtagaggggttagcatatgaccccagagtctttttggattgttcatttctacttaagtccataatggagaaagggagatgatgtgaatttattttatttgttttattattatagaggaggtttcgaaataataaaataaaataaaataaaaactaaaataaaaagaaaaacaaaaagaatttgaaaatattttatgaagaaatttgaaaaagtgaGGAAGGAGAAAGTGGttaaaatgtttttgaaaaagctataattttaataatttaaaaatgaaatccaaaatttttagaaaaaaattcggAATAATTgctttaaaaatagttagaaaaaatatatatatagtttttttattttgaattttatgatgaaagagaaaaacacacaaaagacccaagacttaaaatttttagatctaatgctccttgttttcgaaaattttggagggaaaacaccaaggaacaccaaacttaaagattttaagatcaaaacacaaagaagactcaagaacactttgaagactcacaagaacaacaagaacaaaagaaagaacaccaaacttaaaatttttagaaaaccacactaaaattttcaaaaattaaagaaagattaacaagaaaacaccagacttaaagtttggcacaagatttaatcaaagaaaaattatttttgaaaaaaagttttaaaaggaagatacccaattgccaagaacataagccaatgctctagccaactgagctataaatgtaacgtgttttaatattgtatatataaaaatatatttttgaaaattaatattttgaaaaagcacaaggaaaacacgaaaacacacagaacaagaaaaatcaaagatcaaataagaaaaattgacaagaacaatttgaagatcaaagaaaaacaaagaacatgcaattcgaaaattgaaagacaaagaaaagcatgcaattgacaccaaacttaaaacatgacactaaacttcacagaaaaactaaaaattaataaagaaaaataatatttttgaaaaagtttttaaaagggataataaaagatgcaattctagtgactctaaaccaaaaggactaatttttcctaatctaagcaacaagattcaccgtcaattgttcaaactcaaacaatccccgacaacgacgccaaaaacttggtgcacaaaattgtgtatgccaatattaatggactatttctcacagcttcgcacaactaactaacaagtgtattgggtcgtccaagtaataccttacgtgagtaagggtcgaatcccacggagattgttggcttgaagcaagctatgattatcttattattcttagtcaggatataatatcaataataatttttagttttaattgtaaaaagtaaaagaacatgaaataaatacttataatgcagaaatggagaatatgttggagttttggagatgctttgtcctctgaattcctgcaacataatgctttctcactttcataaattcaaggctccttccatagcaagttgtatgtaggacattgccgttgtcaatggctacttcccatcctctcagtgaaaatggtccaaatgctctgtcacagcacggctaatcatctgtcagttctcaatcatgtcggaatagaatccattgattcttttgcgtttgtcatcacgcccaacaatcgcgagtttgaagctcgtcacagtaatcaaatccttgaatcttacccagaatatcacagacaaggtttagaccttctagaTTCTCAAGGATGTTgccaatgaattctagcttataccacgaagattctaattaggGAATCTaaaagatactcattcaatctaatgtagaacggaggtgtggttgtcaggcacacgttcgtcgattgaggaaggtgatgagtgtcacggatcatcaccttcttcatagtaaagcgcgaatgaacatcttagataggaacaagcgtgtttgaatggaaaacagaaataattgcattaattcatcgagacgctgcagagctcctcaccccaacaatggagtttagagactcatgccgtcaaagagtacaaaattcagatctaaaaatgtcatgagatacaaaataaatctctaaaagttgtttaaatactaaactagtaacctaggtttacagaaaatgagtaaactaagatggacagtgcagaaatccacttctaaggcccacttggtgtgtgctggggctgagacttaagcttcccacatgcctgggctgtttctggagttgaacgccaggttgtaacctgtttctggcattgaactccaacttgcaacctgtttctggcgctaaactccagactacaacatggaactggcgttaaacgccagtttacgtcgtctatcttcgcgcaaagtatggactattatatgttgctggaaagtCCTATATGTCTAATTTtgaacccaattgagagcgcatcaattggacttctgtagctccaaaaaatctattccgagtgcagagaggtcagaatccaatagcatcagtagtcctttttcagcctaaatcagatttttgctcagctccctcaatttcaaccagaaaatatctaaaatcacagaaaaacacacaaactcatagtaaagtccagaaatataaattttgcttaaaaactaataaaaatatactaaaaactaactaaaacgtactaaaatctatatgaaattacccccaaaaagcgtataaaatatccgctcatcactacgcTAGGTACAGAGAGTTGAATGCAATAATGAATTACATTGTGTGGAATTCTCCTTCGACTGAATCATTCGAGGTTGATTGGGTTGTTTTCATCAAACAATTTAAGTTAGGCCAGAACAGATGGTTAACAGGTATGTGGTTGTTAAATTAAATCCCGTCTGTTGGTTTCTAGTTGCCTATTTATTCACTTCATGTGATTTTTGCCGGCTTGATTTCGTTCTTATATTTTTGCTAAGAATTGTAGCTGAGTTTTCTACACCTATAGTCAGTGAATGTTCTTTTCAATACATAAATAGATGTTTTTTCTCGTAGTGTGTCTGGAtgttttttctaatttattttatcatTGCTTTGGAGGTGTCATCATGTTGTTTATAAACGGCATTCTTACGCATTTTTTTGGGCAGACCTTTATGCGAATCAGCAGAAGTGGGTTCCAATATTTTTCAAGAGTGAATTTTGGGCAGGGATGAGGAGTACACAGCGTAGTGAAAGTATGCATGCATTTTATGGTGGATACCTGCATTGCAAGAGTGGATTGGTTCAGTTCGTCCATGAATACGATAATGTGCttgaaaacaaggagcaaaagGAGCTGGAAGATAATGCTGCGGACTCGAAAGGAGTCATCCCATGTATAGGGAGCACGGGCATTGAGAGACAGTTTCAGCTGAAATACACCAGTAATATGTTCAGGACCCTTCAGCTGGAGGTAAGAAAAAAAACTGACTACGTGATTCGATCAATTGAACAAAAGGGAGATACAATTTCTATTAAAGTGGACGAGCAGAAGGTATTCTGGGGGAAGCCTGTCTACCATACTTTCATAGTCGAGTTTGACCCTTTGAGTCGAAAGGGTCAGTGCAAGTGCAACAATTTTGAATCCGCTGGTATATTGTGTTGCCACACCCTTGCGGTGTGGTCATACTACAGAGTTGACATAGTACCAAGCTGCTATGTTCTTCCTCGATGGAGTAAAAATGTTATCCGCAAGCACACTTACATCAAAAGTAGCCATGACGTGGCTCGGAGTGATGAAAGCAACAACTTGTTCAGGCATGTGTGTTCAAAGTTCTATAACGTTGCTCAAAAGTTTGTTGCTTGTGATGAGGAAGCAATCATCTTGTGAGCTGCCCTTTGGAATGCAAAGTCTAAGCTGACTGATTATTGTGCCAGCGTGCGTTCCACTACTGTTGCTGTGACTCAGAATACCATGCCCACACAGAGCACAGACGGTGCTATTGTACATGACATACAGAGACCCTCAAGAGTAAAATCCAAAGGATGGCCGAAGAGTAAGAGACTTGGAGCAGAGTTGGACAAGTCAATTAAGAAGTTGTTGCAAAAAAGGAAGGGGAAATCACATTCGGTATGTGTTAGAAGCGACGTATATTTTAACCTTTTCTTATGGAATGGTGTTCTTGATTAATGTATGCTGTTCTGTTTGTGTTGTGCATCTTGTAGGATGATGTTGACCTTAAGTCAGATAATGATCACCATGGTTCTGTAAAAAAAGATTTGAGGATTCTACTATATGGAATTCATCGGATGGTGGCGGATTCACGCACCTGTTGAATTCTTTTAGGCATATATATTGAGGTTTCTCGGCGTGAGTTTGGTGTCATTCGTTACATACAACTTAATAAACTATTCCCATTTCTATTTTGTCACTTGCATTTATCCTGTTTTGAAGTATTCATTCAAAGAAACAAAAGCACAACTGTTGTTATCCTTTCcccatttatattttattaaggtTTTAAAGGAACGAATTGCCGCATATTTGTTTGCAAAAAACATATGGATTAAATTTGACTGAAAATGGTTGAAGAgtataaaaaaacacaaaaaagaaaggCAACGAGTGGAATATTAAATCCGCAAGCACACTCACATCTCAATGAAGTGCACGCATTAGCTAAGGCTTAACACATGAAACAAAGAAATCATATACCAAACCATCCATTTTACAATGAGAAGAAACATCCGA
The sequence above is drawn from the Arachis hypogaea cultivar Tifrunner chromosome 4, arahy.Tifrunner.gnm2.J5K5, whole genome shotgun sequence genome and encodes:
- the LOC112794827 gene encoding protein FAR-RED IMPAIRED RESPONSE 1-like: MYVVLDKEKESWVVSRLELRHSHPCSAKKAVHYHEYRKVTIHAKCVITDNDKAGIRPNKTYLALANERMMNYFVQIKEINPNFFYAIDVDDANKFRSALWVNARCRASYQCYRDVVSFDTTYRRNMSIYLLLFVLFSQTCLPFASFVGVNHHGKSTLLDYTLLGSEEIPSFEWVFMQWVRCVGTAPRGIITDQCKAMAGTIRKVLPDTVHRWCHHVVYKRHSYAFFWADLYANQQKWVPIFFKSEFWAGMRSTQRSESMHAFYGGYLHCKSGLVQFVHEYDNVLENKEQKELEDNAADSKGVIPCIGSTGIERQFQLKYTSNMFRTLQLEVRKKTDYVIRSIEQKGDTISIKVDEQKVFWGKPVYHTFIVEFDPLSRKGQCKCNNFESAGILCCHTLAVWSYYRVDIVPSCYVLPRWSKNVIRKHTYIKSSHDVARSDESNNLFSVRSTTVAVTQNTMPTQSTDGAIVHDIQRPSRVKSKGWPKSKRLGAELDKSIKKLLQKRKGKSHSDDVDLKSDNDHHGSVKKDLRILLYGIHRMVADSRTC